The DNA sequence CATGATGGAACGCAAGGTGACGCTCTTGCCCGAGCCCGATTCACCGATCAGCGCCACGACTTCGCCGGCGGCCACGTCCAGGTCCACCCCGCTGACGGCGCGGATAGTCTTGCCAGGCGCCTGGAAGGTGACGCGCAGGTCACGCAGGCTCACCATTGCTTGCTTGTCGGGGTCAACCATGTTGCGGCTCCTGGTTCATCATGCCGATGTCAAAGGCAGTGGCATCGTAGCCACTGCCGGCTTCATAACGCAAGCAGGCCACGCCATGCAGGGGGAGTGCCTCGGTGAAGGCCGGGGCGCGCTGCTGGCAGACCGGTTGCGCAAACTGGCAACGGGTATGGAAGCGGCAGCCCGGTGGCGGGTTGATGGGGTTGGGCGGGTCGCCGGCCAGCGGCGCTTGCTCGGTGCGGCGGGTCGGGTCCATGCTGGGCATGGAGCGCAACAAGGCGCGCGTATAGGGATGCCGGGGTGCATCGAAGACCTGCTCGGCCGGCCCCACCTCGACTACTTGGCCCAGGTACATGACCAGCACGCGGTCCGAGATGAAACGCACCACGTTGAGGTCGTGGCTGATGAAGAGATAGGTCAGGCCGAATTCCTGCTTCAGGTCCAGCAGCAGGTTCAACACCTGGGCTTCCACCGATTTGTCCAGTGCCGAGACGGCTTCGTCCAGGATCACCAGGCGCGGCTCCAGCGCCAGGGCACGGGCGATATTGAC is a window from the Herbaspirillum rubrisubalbicans genome containing:
- a CDS encoding ABC transporter ATP-binding protein, coding for MSLSAPLLQQDPRDVGGPRQPLLGVRQLLKHFPLKQQGLPWLRGPANAVRAVDGVSFDIMKGETLGVVGESGCGKSTTARVLMQLIEQDSGELVFDGQTVGSRAMPLRQFRRQAQMVFQDSYSSLNPRMTIEDSIAFAPIVHGLPAREAIARARSLLARVGLQPERFAGRYPHELSGGQRQRVNIARALALEPRLVILDEAVSALDKSVEAQVLNLLLDLKQEFGLTYLFISHDLNVVRFISDRVLVMYLGQVVEVGPAEQVFDAPRHPYTRALLRSMPSMDPTRRTEQAPLAGDPPNPINPPPGCRFHTRCQFAQPVCQQRAPAFTEALPLHGVACLRYEAGSGYDATAFDIGMMNQEPQHG